A window of Mucilaginibacter paludis DSM 18603 contains these coding sequences:
- a CDS encoding zeta toxin family protein, with the protein MDYSKPTLLVISGPNGAGKSTFITSLLPEEFDGIYSFDRDKTRMHFELELSGKGLAADELTASATRLMEASLEESMDRAIALRNHFVLETPLSHPDYWRYIDRFERNGYQLQLNYLCLDNIRACKFRVEQRVCEGGHHVDARTIKGVYEMNLQHINEYRDTFKVIDLYDGMIVPVLLAKIEDGQVLMAKQQALKKQWIKNGLPAIATSAIL; encoded by the coding sequence ATGGATTATTCTAAACCAACCTTATTGGTCATCTCAGGCCCGAATGGTGCCGGTAAGTCAACATTTATTACTTCGTTACTGCCCGAAGAATTTGACGGCATCTACTCATTTGACCGAGACAAGACAAGGATGCATTTTGAACTGGAATTAAGCGGGAAGGGGCTGGCGGCAGATGAACTGACGGCCAGCGCGACCCGTTTAATGGAAGCCAGTCTTGAAGAGTCAATGGATAGAGCTATTGCATTAAGAAATCATTTTGTATTGGAAACACCCTTATCTCATCCGGATTACTGGCGCTACATTGATCGCTTTGAACGGAATGGGTACCAGCTTCAGCTAAATTATCTTTGTTTGGATAATATTCGTGCCTGTAAATTCCGTGTTGAACAACGTGTATGTGAAGGTGGACATCATGTAGATGCACGGACAATCAAAGGCGTATATGAAATGAATCTCCAGCATATTAATGAATACAGGGACACCTTCAAAGTTATCGATTTATATGACGGTATGATCGTCCCAGTTTTGCTTGCTAAAATTGAAGACGGCCAGGTATTGATGGCAAAACAACAAGCTTTAAAAAAGCAATGGATTAAAAACGGCCTGCCAGCGATTGCAACTTCTGCCATCCTATAG
- a CDS encoding outer membrane beta-barrel protein, which produces MQLLPSYSNGIDIYGTFNKKVAQVLTINYQPAFSWNRVQFKDDDVNSAYQTFRLDSRLNLDFNLSKSMLVEIAARQSFTQQSDFGSRKYLFCDLNVKKNLKKNRLDLSLDITNIFNVKDYTFYYSQTNQLLVNHYEIRGRMAILRVESYF; this is translated from the coding sequence TTGCAACTTCTGCCATCCTATAGCAATGGGATCGATATCTACGGCACTTTTAATAAAAAGGTGGCGCAGGTGCTGACGATCAATTATCAGCCTGCCTTCTCATGGAACCGTGTTCAGTTTAAGGATGATGATGTGAATTCCGCGTATCAGACCTTTCGGCTCGACAGCCGTCTTAACCTGGATTTTAATCTTTCCAAATCCATGCTGGTGGAGATTGCCGCGCGGCAAAGCTTTACCCAGCAATCGGATTTCGGGTCAAGGAAATACCTGTTTTGCGATTTGAATGTGAAAAAAAACCTTAAAAAGAATCGCCTCGATCTCAGTCTGGATATAACTAATATCTTTAACGTAAAGGACTATACGTTCTATTATTCGCAAACCAATCAACTGCTGGTCAACCATTACGAGATCAGGGGACGAATGGCGATTTTGAGAGTGGAGAGCTATTTTTAA